One part of the Actinomycetota bacterium genome encodes these proteins:
- a CDS encoding MFS transporter: MTAVPLRRNRDFLLLQTGQLLSEAGTKSAAIAYPLLVLEVTGSAARAGVVAFARALALTLFALPAGVVADRWNRRWLMVAADGVRVLAVGGLAAAILAGRLVFWAIPLVALVEGAGAALFAAAQAGALRAVVPARQLPGAAGAQTGRLAAVDLAGPPIGGALFGVARALPFLVDAVSYAFSTVSLLAMRGPFQEAREPDRASLRSRLAEGFGFLWGHRFLRICALLFGLSNFIGVGVLFAVVVLGQRQGLSGGRVGLLLSAFGGCVLLGSFLAPLVSRVLSVRTVLLLELWTWLGCGLFLIWPNVYVLAASTLPTALAIPSTNSVVHGYRIAMTPDRLLGRVESIWRAISLLIVPLGPLVAGILLDALPARAAIGLFAAVALVLVVWGCLSPSIRTAPSLDELDRHPG, encoded by the coding sequence GTGACCGCGGTCCCGCTTCGCCGGAACCGCGACTTCCTGCTCCTCCAGACCGGGCAGCTGCTGTCGGAGGCCGGCACCAAGTCGGCGGCGATCGCCTACCCCCTGCTCGTGCTGGAGGTGACGGGGTCGGCGGCCAGGGCGGGGGTGGTCGCCTTCGCCCGCGCCCTGGCCCTGACACTGTTCGCCCTGCCCGCCGGGGTGGTCGCCGACCGCTGGAACCGGCGGTGGCTGATGGTCGCGGCCGACGGCGTCCGCGTGCTCGCCGTCGGCGGGCTGGCCGCGGCGATCCTGGCCGGCCGGCTCGTCTTCTGGGCGATCCCACTGGTCGCCCTCGTCGAGGGCGCCGGCGCGGCCCTGTTCGCGGCCGCGCAGGCCGGGGCCCTCCGGGCCGTGGTGCCGGCGCGCCAGCTGCCGGGAGCAGCGGGCGCCCAGACGGGCCGGCTGGCGGCGGTCGACCTGGCCGGCCCGCCGATCGGCGGCGCGCTGTTCGGGGTCGCCCGGGCGCTCCCGTTCCTGGTCGACGCCGTCTCCTACGCCTTCTCGACCGTCTCGCTGCTGGCCATGCGGGGCCCGTTCCAGGAGGCGCGCGAGCCCGACCGGGCGTCGCTGCGCTCGCGGCTCGCCGAGGGGTTCGGCTTCCTCTGGGGCCACCGGTTCCTGCGCATCTGCGCGCTCCTGTTCGGGCTGTCGAACTTCATCGGCGTGGGCGTCCTGTTCGCGGTCGTGGTCCTCGGTCAGCGCCAGGGCCTGTCCGGCGGCCGGGTCGGCCTGCTCCTCTCGGCCTTCGGGGGCTGCGTGCTGCTCGGCTCGTTCCTGGCCCCGCTGGTCAGCCGGGTCCTCTCGGTCCGCACGGTGCTGCTGCTGGAGCTGTGGACCTGGCTCGGCTGCGGCCTGTTCCTGATCTGGCCCAACGTCTACGTGCTGGCCGCCAGCACCCTGCCAACGGCCCTGGCGATCCCCTCGACCAACTCGGTCGTCCACGGCTACCGCATCGCGATGACGCCCGACCGTCTGCTCGGCCGGGTCGAGTCCATCTGGCGGGCGATCTCGCTGCTGATCGTGCCGCTGGGGCCGCTGGTCGCCGGCATCCTGCTCGACGCCCTGCCGGCCCGGGCCGCCATCGGCCTGTTCGCCGCCGTCGCCCTGGTCCTGGTCGTCTGGGGCTGCCTCAGCCCGTCGATCCGGACGGCCCCGAGCCTGGACGAGCTCGACCGCCATCCGGGGTGA
- a CDS encoding NIL domain-containing protein, whose product MRRLVHCTLPPELVHRPILHDLVRTTTAVVNVRRANVDVESGVAWFLLELSGPTDQLDQAEAWLAEQGVTVEPIDA is encoded by the coding sequence GTGAGGCGGCTGGTCCACTGCACCCTCCCGCCGGAGCTGGTCCACCGGCCGATTCTCCACGACCTGGTCAGGACGACCACGGCCGTGGTCAACGTCCGCCGGGCCAACGTCGACGTGGAGTCCGGGGTCGCCTGGTTCCTGCTCGAGCTCTCCGGCCCCACCGACCAGCTCGACCAGGCCGAGGCCTGGCTCGCCGAGCAGGGCGTCACCGTCGAGCCGATCGACGCGTGA